Proteins from one Phocoena sinus isolate mPhoSin1 chromosome 8, mPhoSin1.pri, whole genome shotgun sequence genomic window:
- the CDC42BPG gene encoding serine/threonine-protein kinase MRCK gamma isoform X2 yields the protein MERRLRALERLARGEAGGGPGLDGLLDLLLGLHQELSSAPLRRERNVAQFLSWVSPFIAKVKELQLQRDDFEILKVIGRGAFGEVAVVRQRDSGQIFAMKMLHKWEMLKRAETACFREERDVLVKGDSRWVTALHYAFQDEEYLYLVMDYYAGGDLLTLLSRFEDRLPPELAQFYLAEMVLAIHSLHQLGYVHRDVKPDNVLLDMNGHIRLADFGSCLRLNNSGMVDSSVAVGTPDYISPEILQAMEEGRGHYGPQCDWWSLGVCAYELLFGETPFYAESLVETYGKIMNHEDHLQFPPDVPDVPASAQDLIRQLLCRQEERLGHGGLDDFRNHPFFEGIDWERLATSTAPYIPELRGPMDTSNFDVDDDTLKHPGTLPPPSHGTFLGHHLPFVGFTYTSGSLGPESTSEQLAALERKLRCLEQEKVELSRKLQEALPTPSDPQELEQLRKEVQTLQDRLSETLRDSKVDGRPAGSPGQDSDVQQERDQLLQALPSPPPPGPQELVEVRAGLRAQEQELCRAQEWQEELLRKLQEAQEREVAMASETQALSSQLEEAWDAQRELQAQVAALSQEVLQLQRRQERSLEKEPPQIKTIHTASETNSTGLPEGSRPQEAQLRQEVAALRVQLEQARGHGPCGKEEALCRLQEENQQLSREQQRLVEELEREQQSKQRLEGAQRETESNWEAQIADILSWVNDEKVSRGYLQALATKMAEELESLRNVGTQTLPARPLDHQWKARRLQKMEASARLELQSALEAEIRAKQGLQERLTQVQEAQLRAESRLQEVERHNQGLQQELATLREELRAHGPGDTKPSNSLIPFLSFRSSAKDSTKDPGVSGEALKPGLEPELRPEGRHSLRLGGVFPRTPAATTPPAEGPPAKPGSHMLRPRSFPSPTKCLRCTSLMLGLGRQGLGCDACGYFCHSTCAPQAPPCPVPPDLLHTALGVHPETGTGTAYEGFLSVPRPSGVRRGWQRVFAALSDSRLLLFDAPDPRLSPASGALLQALDLRDPQFSATPVLALDVIHAQSRDLPRIFRVTASQLTVPPATCTVLLLAESEGERERWLQVLGELQQLLLDARPRPRPVYTLKEAYDNGLPLLSHALCAAIIDQKRLALGTEEGLFVIHLHGNDIFQVGECRRVQRLAVSPAAGLLVVLCGRGPSVRLFALAELENMEASGAKIPESRGCQALAAGRILQARTPVLCVAVKRQVLCYQLGPGPGPWQRRIRELQAPAPVQSLGLLGDRLCVGAAGAFTLYPLLNEAAPLALGAGLVPEELPPSRGGLGEALGAVELSLSEFLLLFTTAGVYVDSAGRKSRIQELLWPAVPTGWGYAAPYLTVLSENAIDVFDVRKAEWVQTVPLKKVRPLNPEGSLFLFGTEKVRLTYLRNLLADKDEFDIPNLTDNSRRQLFRTKSKRRFFFRVSEEQLQQQRREMLKDPFVRSKLISTPTNFNHLVHVGPADGRPSARDLPPAPEEKGQGARSSGPQRPHSFSEAPRRPASMVSDGLAGDADHMKRKPWTSLSSESVSCPQGSLSPVASLIQVSERPRSLPLAPESESSP from the exons ATGGAGCGGCGGTTGCGCGCGTTGGAGCGGCTGGCGCGGGGCGAGGCCGGCGGCGGCCCGGGGCTCGACGGCCTCCTGGATCTGCTTCTGGGGCTGCACCAAGAGCTCAGCAGCGCCCCCCTGCGGCGGGAGCGCAACGTGGCGCAGTTCCTGAGCTGGG TCAGTCCCTTCATAGCAAAGGTGAAAGAGCTGCAGCTGCAGAGAGATGACTTTGAGATCTTGAAGGTGATCGGCCGAGGGGCCTTCGGGGAG GTCGCTGTGGTGAGGCAGAGGGACAGTGGCCAGATTTTTGCCATGAAAATGCTGCACAAGTGGGAGATGCTGAAGAGGGCCGAG ACGGCCTGTTTCCGGGAGGAGCGGGACGTTCTGGTGAAGGGGGACAGCCGCTGGGTGACCGCTCTGCATTACGCCTTCCAGGATGAGGAGTACCTG TATCTGGTGATGGACTACTATGCTGGAGGGGACCTCCTCACTCTGCTGAGCCGCTTTGAGGACCGTCTCCCACCTGAGCTGGCCCAGTTCTACCTGGCCGAGATGGTGCTGGCCATCCACTCGTTGCATCAGCTGGGCTACGTCCACAG GGACGTCAAGCCAGACAATGTCCTGTTGGACATGAATGGGCACATCCGCTTGGCCGACTTTGGCTCCTGCCTACGGCTCAACAACAGTGGCATG GTGGATTCGTCGGTGGCAGTGGGGACGCCCGACTACATCTCCCCTGAGATCCTGCAGGCcatggaggagggcaggggccacTACGGCCCACAGTGTGACTGGTGGTCCCTGGGGGTCTGTGCCTACGAGCTGCTCTTTGGGGAGACGCCCTTCTACGCTGAATCCCTGGTGGAAACCTACGGCAAGATCATGAACCATGAG GACCACCTGCAGTTCCCCCCAGATGTGCCCGATGTGCCGGCCAGTGCCCAAGACCTGATCCGCCAGCTGCTGTGCCGCCAGGAGGAGCGTCTGGGCCACGGAGGGCTGGACGACTTCCGGAACCACCCCTTCTTCGAAGGCATAGACTGGGAGCGGCTGGCGACTAGCACTGCCCCCTACATCCCCGAGCTTCGCGGGCCCATGGACACCTCCAACTTCGACGTGGATGACGACACCCTCAAGCATCCA GGGACCCTGCCGCCACCCTCCCACGGGACCTTCTTAGGCCACCACCTGCCATTTGTGGGTTTCACCTATACCTCAGGCAG TCTGGGCCCTGAGAGCACTTCTGAGCAGCTGGCTGCCCTGGAGCGGAAGCTCCGCTGTTTGGAGCAGGAGAAGGTGGAGCTGAGCCGGAAGCTCCAAG AGGCTCTGCCGACCCCCTCAGACCCTCAGGAACTGGAGCAGCTACGGAAGGAAGTGCAGACTCTGCAGGACAGGCTGTCAG AGACGCTGAGAGACAGCAAGGTGGACGGACGCCCAGCTGGTAGCCCAGGCCAGGACAGTGACGTGCAGCAGGAGAGAGACCAGCTCCTCCAG GCCTTGCCCTCCCCACCGCCACCTGGACCCCAGGAGCTGGTCGAGGTGCGGGCGGGGTTGCGGGCGCAGGAGCAGGAGCTGTGCAGGGCCCAGGAGTGGCAGGAGGAGCTGCTCCGGAAGCTGCAGGAGGCCCAGGAGAGAGAGGTGGCCATGGCCAGCGAGACCCAGGCCCTGAGCTCCCAGCTGGAGGAAGCCTGGGATGCCCAGAGGGAG CTGCAGGCCCAGGTGGCCGCCCTGAGCCAGGAGGTGCTGCAGCTCCAGAGACGGCAGGAACGAAGCCTGGAGAAGGAGCCTCCCCAGATCAAG ACCATCCACACCGCCTCTGAGACCAACAGCACAGGATTGCCTGAGGGTAGCAGGCCTCAGGAAGCACAGCTGAGGCAGGAGGTAGCTGCCCTGCGTGTGCAGCTGGAGCAGGCCCGCGGCCACGG GCCGTGTGGGAAGGAGGAGGCTCTGTGCCGGCTGCAGGAGGAGAACCAGCAGCTGAGCCGGGAGCAGCAGCGG CTGGTGGAGGAGCTGGAACGGGAGCAGCAGAGCAAGCAGAGACTGGAGGGCGCGCAGCGGGAGACAGAGAGCAACTGGGAGGCCCAGATTGCCGACATCCTCAGCTG GGTGAATGATGAGAAGGTGTCAAGAGGCTACCTGCAGGCGCTGGCTACCAAGATGGCCGAGGAGCTGGAGTCCTTGCGGAACGTGGGCACCCAGACTCTTCCTGCCCGGCCGCTG GATCACCAGTGGAAGGCACGGCGGCTGCAGAAGATGGAGGCGTCGGCCAGGCTGGAGCTGCAGTCAGCACTGGAGGCCGAGATACGGGCCAAGCAGGGCCTGCAGGAGCGGCTGACGCAGGTGCAGGAGGCCCAGCTGCGGGCTGAGAG CCGTCTGCAGGAGGTCGAGAGGCACAACCAGGGCCTGCAGCAGGAGCTGGCTACCCTCCGGGAGGAGCTGCGGGCCCATGGGCCGGGGG ACACCAAGCCCTCAAACTCCCTGATTCCCTTCCTGTCCTTCCGGAGCTCAGCG AAGGATTCCACCAAGGACCCCGGTGTCTCAGGAGAGGCCCTGAAGCCTGGGCTGGAGCCCGAGCTGAGGCCAGAGGGCCGCCACAGCCTGCGCCTGGGG GGTGTGTTCCCCAGAACGCCTGCTGCTACTACACCCCCTGCAGAAGGTCCTCCTGCAAAG cctggctcACACATGCTGCGCCCCCGGAGCTTCCCATCCCCCACCAAGTGTCTCCGCTGCACCTCGCTGATGCTGGGCCTGGGCCGCCAGGGCCTGGGCTGTGACG CTTGCGGCTACTTCTGTCACTCGACTTGTGCCCCAcaggccccaccctgccccgTGCCCCCTGACCTCCTCCACACGGCCCTGGGAGTGCACCCTGAAACGGGCACGGGCACCGCCTACGAGGGCTTCTTGTCG GTGCCACGGCCCTCGGGTGTCCGGCGGGGCTGGCAGCGAGTGTTTGCCGCCCTCAGTGACTCGCGCCTGCTGCTGTTTGATGCCCCAGACCCGAGGCTCAGCCCGGCCAGCGGGGCCCTCCTGCAGGCACTGGATCTGAG GGACCCCCAGTTCTCGGCCACCCCTGTCCTGGCCTTGGATGTTATCCACGCCCAATCCAGGGACCTGCCCCGCATCTTTAGG GTGACGGCCTCCCAGCTGACGGTGCCGCCCGCCACGTGCACCGTGCTGCTGTTGGCGGAGAGCGAGGGTGAGCGGGAACGCTGGCTGCAGGTGCTGGGCGAGCTGCAGCAGCTGCTGCTGGACGCACGGCCCAGGCCCCGGCCGGTGTACACGCTCAAGGAGGCCTACGACAACGGGCTGCCGCTGCTGTCCCACGCGCTCTGTGCCGCCATCATCG ACCAGAAACGGCTTGCTCTGGGCACTGAGGAGGGGCTGTTCGTGATCCACCTGCACGGCAACG ACATCTTCCAGGTGGGTGAGTGCCGGCGGGTGCAGCGGCTGGCCGTGAGCCCCGCCGCGGGCCTTCTGGTCGTGCTGTGCGGCCGAGGCCCCAGCGTGCGCCTCTTTGCCCTGGCCGAGCTGGAGAACATGGAGGCATCAGGTGCCAAGATCCCCGAGTCTCGAGGCTGCCAGGCCCTGGCAGCCGGGCGCATCCTGCAGGCCCGCACCCCCGTGCTCTGTGTCGCAGTTAAGCGCCAGGTGCTCTGCTACCAACTGGGTCCAGGCCCGGGGCCCTGGCAGCGCCGCATCCGCGAGCTGCAGGCACCAGCACCTGTGCAGAGCCTGGGGCTGCTGGGTGACCGGCTGTGCGTGGGCGCGGCTGGCGCCTTCACCCTCTACCCGCTGCTCAACGAGGCTGCGCCCTTAGCGCTGGGAGCCGGTCTGGTGCCTGAGGAGCTGCCCCCATCCCGCGGAGGCCTGGGTGAGGCCCTGGGCGCCGTGGAGCTCAGTCTCAGTGAGTTCCTGCTGCTCTTCACCACCGCCGGGGTCTATGTGGACAGCGCCGGCCGCAAGTCTCGCATCCAAGAGCTGCTGTGGCCAGCAGTGCCCACGGGTTGGG GTTACGCAGCCCCCTACCTGACAGTGCTGAGCGAGAACGCCATCGATGTGTTTGATGTGAGGAAAGCAGAATGGGTCCAGACGGTGCCACTCAAGAAG GTGCGACCCCTGAACCCAGAGGGCTCCCTGTTCCTCTTTGGCACCGAGAAGGTCCGCCTGACCTACCTCAGGAACCTGCTGGCag ATAAGGACGAGTTCGACATCCCCAACCTCACCGACAACAGCCGGCGCCAGCTGTTCCGCACCAAGAGCAAGCGCCGCTTCTTCTTCCGCGTGTCGGaggagcagctgcagcagcagcgcaG GGAGATGCTGAAGGACCCTTTTGTGCGCTCCAAGCTCATCTCAACGCCCACCAACTTCAACCACCTGGTGCACGTGGGCCCTGCAGACGGAAGGCCCAGCGCCAGGGACCTGCCCCCG GCTCCGGAAGAGAAGGGCCAAGGTGCCCGCAGCTCTGGCCCGCAGCGGCCCCACAGCTTCTCCGAGGCCCCGCGGCGCCCAGCTTCCATGGTCAGTGACGGCCTCGCTGGAGACGCGGACCACA TGAAGAGGAAGCCTTGGACGTCTCTGTCCAGCGAGTCGGTGTCCTGCCCCCAGGGATCTCTGAGCCCCGTGG
- the CDC42BPG gene encoding serine/threonine-protein kinase MRCK gamma isoform X8 has product MERRLRALERLARGEAGGGPGLDGLLDLLLGLHQELSSAPLRRERNVAQFLSWVSPFIAKVKELQLQRDDFEILKVIGRGAFGEVAVVRQRDSGQIFAMKMLHKWEMLKRAETACFREERDVLVKGDSRWVTALHYAFQDEEYLYLVMDYYAGGDLLTLLSRFEDRLPPELAQFYLAEMVLAIHSLHQLGYVHRDVKPDNVLLDMNGHIRLADFGSCLRLNNSGMVDSSVAVGTPDYISPEILQAMEEGRGHYGPQCDWWSLGVCAYELLFGETPFYAESLVETYGKIMNHEDHLQFPPDVPDVPASAQDLIRQLLCRQEERLGHGGLDDFRNHPFFEGIDWERLATSTAPYIPELRGPMDTSNFDVDDDTLKHPGTLPPPSHGTFLGHHLPFVGFTYTSGSLGPESTSEQLAALERKLRCLEQEKVELSRKLQEALPTPSDPQELEQLRKEVQTLQDRLSETLRDSKVDGRPAGSPGQDSDVQQERDQLLQALPSPPPPGPQELVEVRAGLRAQEQELCRAQEWQEELLRKLQEAQEREVAMASETQALSSQLEEAWDAQRELQAQVAALSQEVLQLQRRQERSLEKEPPQIKTIHTASETNSTGLPEGSRPQEAQLRQEVAALRVQLEQARGHGPCGKEEALCRLQEENQQLSREQQRLVEELEREQQSKQRLEGAQRETESNWEAQIADILSWVNDEKVSRGYLQALATKMAEELESLRNVGTQTLPARPLDHQWKARRLQKMEASARLELQSALEAEIRAKQGLQERLTQVQEAQLRAESRLQEVERHNQGLQQELATLREELRAHGPGDTKPSNSLIPFLSFRSSAKDSTKDPGVSGEALKPGLEPELRPEGRHSLRLGGVFPRTPAATTPPAEGPPAKPGSHMLRPRSFPSPTKCLRCTSLMLGLGRQGLGCDACGYFCHSTCAPQAPPCPVPPDLLHTALGVHPETGTGTAYEGFLSVPRPSGVRRGWQRVFAALSDSRLLLFDAPDPRLSPASGALLQALDLRDPQFSATPVLALDVIHAQSRDLPRIFRVTASQLTVPPATCTVLLLAESEGERERWLQVLGELQQLLLDARPRPRPVYTLKEAYDNGLPLLSHALCAAIIDQKRLALGTEEGLFVIHLHGNDIFQVGECRRVQRLAVSPAAGLLVVLCGRGPSVRLFALAELENMEASGAKIPESRGCQALAAGRILQARTPVLCVAVKRQVLCYQLGPGPGPWQRRIRELQAPAPVQSLGLLGDRLCVGAAGAFTLYPLLNEAAPLALGAGLVPEELPPSRGGLGEALGAVELSLSEFLLLFTTAGVYVDSAGRKSRIQELLWPAVPTGWGYAAPYLTVLSENAIDVFDVRKAEWVQTVPLKKVRPLNPEGSLFLFGTEKVRLTYLRNLLADKDEFDIPNLTDNSRRQLFRTKSKRRFFFRVSEEQLQQQRREMLKDPFVRSKLISTPTNFNHLVHVGPADGRPSARDLPPAPEEKGQGARSSGPQRPHSFSEAPRRPASMVSDGLAGDADHSLRTAPEPPPGP; this is encoded by the exons ATGGAGCGGCGGTTGCGCGCGTTGGAGCGGCTGGCGCGGGGCGAGGCCGGCGGCGGCCCGGGGCTCGACGGCCTCCTGGATCTGCTTCTGGGGCTGCACCAAGAGCTCAGCAGCGCCCCCCTGCGGCGGGAGCGCAACGTGGCGCAGTTCCTGAGCTGGG TCAGTCCCTTCATAGCAAAGGTGAAAGAGCTGCAGCTGCAGAGAGATGACTTTGAGATCTTGAAGGTGATCGGCCGAGGGGCCTTCGGGGAG GTCGCTGTGGTGAGGCAGAGGGACAGTGGCCAGATTTTTGCCATGAAAATGCTGCACAAGTGGGAGATGCTGAAGAGGGCCGAG ACGGCCTGTTTCCGGGAGGAGCGGGACGTTCTGGTGAAGGGGGACAGCCGCTGGGTGACCGCTCTGCATTACGCCTTCCAGGATGAGGAGTACCTG TATCTGGTGATGGACTACTATGCTGGAGGGGACCTCCTCACTCTGCTGAGCCGCTTTGAGGACCGTCTCCCACCTGAGCTGGCCCAGTTCTACCTGGCCGAGATGGTGCTGGCCATCCACTCGTTGCATCAGCTGGGCTACGTCCACAG GGACGTCAAGCCAGACAATGTCCTGTTGGACATGAATGGGCACATCCGCTTGGCCGACTTTGGCTCCTGCCTACGGCTCAACAACAGTGGCATG GTGGATTCGTCGGTGGCAGTGGGGACGCCCGACTACATCTCCCCTGAGATCCTGCAGGCcatggaggagggcaggggccacTACGGCCCACAGTGTGACTGGTGGTCCCTGGGGGTCTGTGCCTACGAGCTGCTCTTTGGGGAGACGCCCTTCTACGCTGAATCCCTGGTGGAAACCTACGGCAAGATCATGAACCATGAG GACCACCTGCAGTTCCCCCCAGATGTGCCCGATGTGCCGGCCAGTGCCCAAGACCTGATCCGCCAGCTGCTGTGCCGCCAGGAGGAGCGTCTGGGCCACGGAGGGCTGGACGACTTCCGGAACCACCCCTTCTTCGAAGGCATAGACTGGGAGCGGCTGGCGACTAGCACTGCCCCCTACATCCCCGAGCTTCGCGGGCCCATGGACACCTCCAACTTCGACGTGGATGACGACACCCTCAAGCATCCA GGGACCCTGCCGCCACCCTCCCACGGGACCTTCTTAGGCCACCACCTGCCATTTGTGGGTTTCACCTATACCTCAGGCAG TCTGGGCCCTGAGAGCACTTCTGAGCAGCTGGCTGCCCTGGAGCGGAAGCTCCGCTGTTTGGAGCAGGAGAAGGTGGAGCTGAGCCGGAAGCTCCAAG AGGCTCTGCCGACCCCCTCAGACCCTCAGGAACTGGAGCAGCTACGGAAGGAAGTGCAGACTCTGCAGGACAGGCTGTCAG AGACGCTGAGAGACAGCAAGGTGGACGGACGCCCAGCTGGTAGCCCAGGCCAGGACAGTGACGTGCAGCAGGAGAGAGACCAGCTCCTCCAG GCCTTGCCCTCCCCACCGCCACCTGGACCCCAGGAGCTGGTCGAGGTGCGGGCGGGGTTGCGGGCGCAGGAGCAGGAGCTGTGCAGGGCCCAGGAGTGGCAGGAGGAGCTGCTCCGGAAGCTGCAGGAGGCCCAGGAGAGAGAGGTGGCCATGGCCAGCGAGACCCAGGCCCTGAGCTCCCAGCTGGAGGAAGCCTGGGATGCCCAGAGGGAG CTGCAGGCCCAGGTGGCCGCCCTGAGCCAGGAGGTGCTGCAGCTCCAGAGACGGCAGGAACGAAGCCTGGAGAAGGAGCCTCCCCAGATCAAG ACCATCCACACCGCCTCTGAGACCAACAGCACAGGATTGCCTGAGGGTAGCAGGCCTCAGGAAGCACAGCTGAGGCAGGAGGTAGCTGCCCTGCGTGTGCAGCTGGAGCAGGCCCGCGGCCACGG GCCGTGTGGGAAGGAGGAGGCTCTGTGCCGGCTGCAGGAGGAGAACCAGCAGCTGAGCCGGGAGCAGCAGCGG CTGGTGGAGGAGCTGGAACGGGAGCAGCAGAGCAAGCAGAGACTGGAGGGCGCGCAGCGGGAGACAGAGAGCAACTGGGAGGCCCAGATTGCCGACATCCTCAGCTG GGTGAATGATGAGAAGGTGTCAAGAGGCTACCTGCAGGCGCTGGCTACCAAGATGGCCGAGGAGCTGGAGTCCTTGCGGAACGTGGGCACCCAGACTCTTCCTGCCCGGCCGCTG GATCACCAGTGGAAGGCACGGCGGCTGCAGAAGATGGAGGCGTCGGCCAGGCTGGAGCTGCAGTCAGCACTGGAGGCCGAGATACGGGCCAAGCAGGGCCTGCAGGAGCGGCTGACGCAGGTGCAGGAGGCCCAGCTGCGGGCTGAGAG CCGTCTGCAGGAGGTCGAGAGGCACAACCAGGGCCTGCAGCAGGAGCTGGCTACCCTCCGGGAGGAGCTGCGGGCCCATGGGCCGGGGG ACACCAAGCCCTCAAACTCCCTGATTCCCTTCCTGTCCTTCCGGAGCTCAGCG AAGGATTCCACCAAGGACCCCGGTGTCTCAGGAGAGGCCCTGAAGCCTGGGCTGGAGCCCGAGCTGAGGCCAGAGGGCCGCCACAGCCTGCGCCTGGGG GGTGTGTTCCCCAGAACGCCTGCTGCTACTACACCCCCTGCAGAAGGTCCTCCTGCAAAG cctggctcACACATGCTGCGCCCCCGGAGCTTCCCATCCCCCACCAAGTGTCTCCGCTGCACCTCGCTGATGCTGGGCCTGGGCCGCCAGGGCCTGGGCTGTGACG CTTGCGGCTACTTCTGTCACTCGACTTGTGCCCCAcaggccccaccctgccccgTGCCCCCTGACCTCCTCCACACGGCCCTGGGAGTGCACCCTGAAACGGGCACGGGCACCGCCTACGAGGGCTTCTTGTCG GTGCCACGGCCCTCGGGTGTCCGGCGGGGCTGGCAGCGAGTGTTTGCCGCCCTCAGTGACTCGCGCCTGCTGCTGTTTGATGCCCCAGACCCGAGGCTCAGCCCGGCCAGCGGGGCCCTCCTGCAGGCACTGGATCTGAG GGACCCCCAGTTCTCGGCCACCCCTGTCCTGGCCTTGGATGTTATCCACGCCCAATCCAGGGACCTGCCCCGCATCTTTAGG GTGACGGCCTCCCAGCTGACGGTGCCGCCCGCCACGTGCACCGTGCTGCTGTTGGCGGAGAGCGAGGGTGAGCGGGAACGCTGGCTGCAGGTGCTGGGCGAGCTGCAGCAGCTGCTGCTGGACGCACGGCCCAGGCCCCGGCCGGTGTACACGCTCAAGGAGGCCTACGACAACGGGCTGCCGCTGCTGTCCCACGCGCTCTGTGCCGCCATCATCG ACCAGAAACGGCTTGCTCTGGGCACTGAGGAGGGGCTGTTCGTGATCCACCTGCACGGCAACG ACATCTTCCAGGTGGGTGAGTGCCGGCGGGTGCAGCGGCTGGCCGTGAGCCCCGCCGCGGGCCTTCTGGTCGTGCTGTGCGGCCGAGGCCCCAGCGTGCGCCTCTTTGCCCTGGCCGAGCTGGAGAACATGGAGGCATCAGGTGCCAAGATCCCCGAGTCTCGAGGCTGCCAGGCCCTGGCAGCCGGGCGCATCCTGCAGGCCCGCACCCCCGTGCTCTGTGTCGCAGTTAAGCGCCAGGTGCTCTGCTACCAACTGGGTCCAGGCCCGGGGCCCTGGCAGCGCCGCATCCGCGAGCTGCAGGCACCAGCACCTGTGCAGAGCCTGGGGCTGCTGGGTGACCGGCTGTGCGTGGGCGCGGCTGGCGCCTTCACCCTCTACCCGCTGCTCAACGAGGCTGCGCCCTTAGCGCTGGGAGCCGGTCTGGTGCCTGAGGAGCTGCCCCCATCCCGCGGAGGCCTGGGTGAGGCCCTGGGCGCCGTGGAGCTCAGTCTCAGTGAGTTCCTGCTGCTCTTCACCACCGCCGGGGTCTATGTGGACAGCGCCGGCCGCAAGTCTCGCATCCAAGAGCTGCTGTGGCCAGCAGTGCCCACGGGTTGGG GTTACGCAGCCCCCTACCTGACAGTGCTGAGCGAGAACGCCATCGATGTGTTTGATGTGAGGAAAGCAGAATGGGTCCAGACGGTGCCACTCAAGAAG GTGCGACCCCTGAACCCAGAGGGCTCCCTGTTCCTCTTTGGCACCGAGAAGGTCCGCCTGACCTACCTCAGGAACCTGCTGGCag ATAAGGACGAGTTCGACATCCCCAACCTCACCGACAACAGCCGGCGCCAGCTGTTCCGCACCAAGAGCAAGCGCCGCTTCTTCTTCCGCGTGTCGGaggagcagctgcagcagcagcgcaG GGAGATGCTGAAGGACCCTTTTGTGCGCTCCAAGCTCATCTCAACGCCCACCAACTTCAACCACCTGGTGCACGTGGGCCCTGCAGACGGAAGGCCCAGCGCCAGGGACCTGCCCCCG GCTCCGGAAGAGAAGGGCCAAGGTGCCCGCAGCTCTGGCCCGCAGCGGCCCCACAGCTTCTCCGAGGCCCCGCGGCGCCCAGCTTCCATGGTCAGTGACGGCCTCGCTGGAGACGCGGACCACA